In the Scomber japonicus isolate fScoJap1 chromosome 18, fScoJap1.pri, whole genome shotgun sequence genome, one interval contains:
- the LOC128379060 gene encoding ubiquitin carboxyl-terminal hydrolase 22-like isoform X1 gives MSPAGCSHVNGYKVDNWKQNLRVIYQCFVWSGTAETRRRKVLQGDAGWTELAKSCICHMCGAHLNRLHSCLYCVFFGCFTKKHIHEHAKNKRHNLAIDLLYGGIYCFVCQDYIYDKDMEQIAKEEQRKAWKLQGIGEKYTTWEPTKRELELLRHNPKRRKITTNCTIGLRGLINLGNTCFMNCIVQALTHTPLLRDFFLSDRHKCEMQSNSCLVCEMSQLFQEFYSGHRSPHIPFRLLHLVWTHARHLAGYEQQDAHEFLIAALDVLHRHCKGDTIRDDNGKKANNPNHCNCIIDQIFTGGLQSDVTCQVCHGVSTTIDPFWDISLDLPGSSTPFWPLSPGGDGSTVNGESHLSGSTTLTDCLRRFTRPEHLGSSAKIKCGGCHSYQESTKQLTMKKLPIVACFHLKRFEHSAKLRRKITTYVSFPLELDMTPFMASSKESRMNGQYQQTVDVLNNDNKYSLFAVVNHQGTLESGHYTSFIRQHKDQWFKCDDAIITKASIKDVLDSEGYLLFYHKQFLEYE, from the exons ATGAGTCCGGCCGGGTGCTCCCATGTGAACGGTTATAAGGTGGATAATTGGAAACAAAATCTTCGAGTCATATACCAATGCTTTGTTTGGAGTGGTACAGCTGAGACCAGGAGACGCAAG GTGCTTCAGGGTGATGCGGGATGGACAGAGCTG GCCAAGTCGTGTATCTGTCACATGTGTGGCGCCCACCTGAACCGACTCCACTCTTGTCTCTACTGCGTCTTTTTCGGCTGTTTTACGAAGAAACACATCCACGAGCACGCAAAAAACAAGAGACACAATCTAG CAATAGACTTATTATACGGTGGAATATACTGTTTTGTGTGTCAAGACTACATATACGACAAAGACATGGAGCAGATTGCcaaagaggaacagaggaaagcCTGGAAATTGCAAG GCATAGGGGAGAAGTACACAACATGGGAGCCTACCAAGAGGGAGCTAGAATTATTACGACACAATCCAAAGCGGAGGAAAATCACTACGAACTGTACCATAG GTTTACGAGGGTTAATAAACCTGGGCAACACATGTTTCATGAACTGTATTGTTCAGGCCCTAACACACACACCGCTGCTGCGAGACTTCTTTCTCTCCGACAGACACAAGTGCGAGATGCAATCAAACTCCTGTCTGGTGTGTGAGATGTCGCAGCTCTTTCAGGAG TTCTACTCGGGCCACCGTTCGCCCCACATTCCCTTCCGGCTGCTGCACCTGGTGTGGACTCACGCACGTCACCTCGCAGGCTACGAGCAGCAAGACGCCCACGAGTTCCTCATCGCAGCCTTGGATGTACTACACAGGCACTGCAAAGGGGACACCATCA GAGATGACAATGGGAAGAAGGCCAACAATCCAAACCACTGTAACTGCATCATTGACCAAATCTTCACTGGGGGCCTGCAATCAGATGTTACCTGTCAAGTTTGCCA cggGGTTTCCACGACGATAGATCCATTCTGGGATATCAGTCTGGACCTGCCTGGCTCATCCACGCCTTTCTGGCCCCTGAGTCCTGGAGGGGATGGCAGCACAGTCAATGGAGAGAGCCACCTGTCAGGGTCCACCACGCTTACAGACTGCCTACGCAG GTTTACACGGCCCGAGCATCTAGGAAGCAGTGCCAAAATCAAGTGTGGCGGTTGCCATAGTTACCAGGAGTCCACCAAACAGCTGACAATGAAGAAGCTCCCCATCGTAGCATGTTTCCATCTCAAA CGGTTTGAGCACTCTGCAAAACTGCGGAGGAAGATCACTACATATGTTTCCTTTCCTCTAGAGCTGGACATGACACCCTTCATGGCATCCAG TAAAGAGAGCAGAATGAACGGGCAGTATCAACAGACGGTAGATGTTTTAAACAACGACAATAA gtaTTCCTTGTTTGCGGTGGTCAACCACCAAGGCACATTAGAGAGTGGCCACTACACCAGCTTCATCCGCCAGCACAAAGACCAGTGGTTCAAATGTGATGATGCCATAATCACCAAGGCCAGCATTAAGGATGTACTTGATAGTGAAGG GTATCTCTTATTCTATCATAAACAGTTCCTTGAGTATGAGTAG
- the LOC128378644 gene encoding somatostatin receptor type 2-like isoform X1, protein MDSWIFPSSPPNLSEHLMYDSFMQGNESDLPGNYTDHSFNRTSTVVITCMYFLVCTVGLCGNALVIYVILRYAKMKTVTNIYILNLAVADVLFMLSLPFIAIQLALVHWPFGPVLCRVVMTVDSLNQFTSIFCLMVMSIDRYLAVVHPIKSTKWRKPRMAKTINLTVWGVSLMVNLPIVIYSGVITKHDGCFCTIVWPEPQEAYQTAFMFYTFILGFFLPLMVICLCYLFIIIKVKSSGIRVSSSKRKRSERKVTRMVSIVVAVFVFCWLPFYVFNVTSVTGTISTTPILRSTFAFVVVLGYANSCANPILYAFLSENFKKSFQNVLCLKKVGGLDEVERSDSRQDKSRMMNDPTETQSTLLNGDLQTSI, encoded by the coding sequence ATGGACTCCTGGATATTTCCATCATCCCCTCCCAACCTGTCGGAGCATCTCATGTATGACAGCTTCATGCAGGGCAATGAGTCAGACCTCCCTGGGAACTACACAGACCACAGCTTCAACAGAACCAGTACGGTGGTTATCACCTGCATGTACTTTCTGGTCTGTACAGTGGGACTCTGTGGAAATGCCCTTGTCATATACGTCATCCTGCGCTATGCCAAGATGAAAACAGTCACCAACATCTATATCCTCAACCTGGCAGTAGCTGACGTGCTCTTTATGCTGAGCCTGCCTTTCATTGCTATCCAGCTTGCGCTGGTCCATTGGCCATTTGGACCAGTGCTCTGCAGGGTAGTGATGACCGTTGACTCCCTGAACCAGTTCACTTCCATCTTCTGCCTGATGGTCATGAGCATCGACCGCTACCTGGCTGTAGTGCATCCAATTAAGTCCACAAAGTGGCGCAAGCCTCGCATGGCCAAGACAATCAACCTGACAGTATGGGGAGTGTCTCTGATGGTGAACCTGCCCATCGTTATCTACAGCGGTGTGATCACAAAGCATGATGGATGCTTCTGCACCATCGTCTGGCCTGAGCCTCAAGAGGCCTACCAAACAGCCTTCATGTTCTACACTTTCATTCTCggcttctttcttcccctcatGGTCATCTGCCTTTGCTACTTGTTCATCATTATCAAGGTGAAGTCCTCAGGCATTCGGGTGAGCTCTTCCAAGAGGAAGCGTTCAGAGAGAAAGGTGACACGGATGGTGTCCATTGTGGTGGCAGTGTTTGTCTTCTGCTGGCTGCCTTTCTACGTCTTCAATGTCACCTCAGTAACAGGCACCATTAGCACCACTCCCATCCTCAGGAGCACCTTCGCTTTTGTGGTGGTTCTAGGATATGCCAACAGCTGTGCCAACCCTATCCTCTACGCTTTCCTGTCAGAGAACTTCAAAAAGAGTTTCCAGAATGTTCTCTGTCTTAAGAAGGTGGGTGGGCTAGATGAGGTTGAGCGCAGTGACAGCCGACAGGATAAGTCTCGCATGATGAATGACCCCACGGAGACCCAAAGTACTCTGCTGAATGGTGACCTGCAGACCAGTATCTGA
- the LOC128378644 gene encoding somatostatin receptor type 2-like isoform X2 codes for MYFLVCTVGLCGNALVIYVILRYAKMKTVTNIYILNLAVADVLFMLSLPFIAIQLALVHWPFGPVLCRVVMTVDSLNQFTSIFCLMVMSIDRYLAVVHPIKSTKWRKPRMAKTINLTVWGVSLMVNLPIVIYSGVITKHDGCFCTIVWPEPQEAYQTAFMFYTFILGFFLPLMVICLCYLFIIIKVKSSGIRVSSSKRKRSERKVTRMVSIVVAVFVFCWLPFYVFNVTSVTGTISTTPILRSTFAFVVVLGYANSCANPILYAFLSENFKKSFQNVLCLKKVGGLDEVERSDSRQDKSRMMNDPTETQSTLLNGDLQTSI; via the coding sequence ATGTACTTTCTGGTCTGTACAGTGGGACTCTGTGGAAATGCCCTTGTCATATACGTCATCCTGCGCTATGCCAAGATGAAAACAGTCACCAACATCTATATCCTCAACCTGGCAGTAGCTGACGTGCTCTTTATGCTGAGCCTGCCTTTCATTGCTATCCAGCTTGCGCTGGTCCATTGGCCATTTGGACCAGTGCTCTGCAGGGTAGTGATGACCGTTGACTCCCTGAACCAGTTCACTTCCATCTTCTGCCTGATGGTCATGAGCATCGACCGCTACCTGGCTGTAGTGCATCCAATTAAGTCCACAAAGTGGCGCAAGCCTCGCATGGCCAAGACAATCAACCTGACAGTATGGGGAGTGTCTCTGATGGTGAACCTGCCCATCGTTATCTACAGCGGTGTGATCACAAAGCATGATGGATGCTTCTGCACCATCGTCTGGCCTGAGCCTCAAGAGGCCTACCAAACAGCCTTCATGTTCTACACTTTCATTCTCggcttctttcttcccctcatGGTCATCTGCCTTTGCTACTTGTTCATCATTATCAAGGTGAAGTCCTCAGGCATTCGGGTGAGCTCTTCCAAGAGGAAGCGTTCAGAGAGAAAGGTGACACGGATGGTGTCCATTGTGGTGGCAGTGTTTGTCTTCTGCTGGCTGCCTTTCTACGTCTTCAATGTCACCTCAGTAACAGGCACCATTAGCACCACTCCCATCCTCAGGAGCACCTTCGCTTTTGTGGTGGTTCTAGGATATGCCAACAGCTGTGCCAACCCTATCCTCTACGCTTTCCTGTCAGAGAACTTCAAAAAGAGTTTCCAGAATGTTCTCTGTCTTAAGAAGGTGGGTGGGCTAGATGAGGTTGAGCGCAGTGACAGCCGACAGGATAAGTCTCGCATGATGAATGACCCCACGGAGACCCAAAGTACTCTGCTGAATGGTGACCTGCAGACCAGTATCTGA
- the LOC128379060 gene encoding ubiquitin carboxyl-terminal hydrolase 22-like isoform X2, with the protein MSPAGCSHVNGYKVDNWKQNLRVIYQCFVWSGTAETRRRKAKSCICHMCGAHLNRLHSCLYCVFFGCFTKKHIHEHAKNKRHNLAIDLLYGGIYCFVCQDYIYDKDMEQIAKEEQRKAWKLQGIGEKYTTWEPTKRELELLRHNPKRRKITTNCTIGLRGLINLGNTCFMNCIVQALTHTPLLRDFFLSDRHKCEMQSNSCLVCEMSQLFQEFYSGHRSPHIPFRLLHLVWTHARHLAGYEQQDAHEFLIAALDVLHRHCKGDTIRDDNGKKANNPNHCNCIIDQIFTGGLQSDVTCQVCHGVSTTIDPFWDISLDLPGSSTPFWPLSPGGDGSTVNGESHLSGSTTLTDCLRRFTRPEHLGSSAKIKCGGCHSYQESTKQLTMKKLPIVACFHLKRFEHSAKLRRKITTYVSFPLELDMTPFMASSKESRMNGQYQQTVDVLNNDNKYSLFAVVNHQGTLESGHYTSFIRQHKDQWFKCDDAIITKASIKDVLDSEGYLLFYHKQFLEYE; encoded by the exons ATGAGTCCGGCCGGGTGCTCCCATGTGAACGGTTATAAGGTGGATAATTGGAAACAAAATCTTCGAGTCATATACCAATGCTTTGTTTGGAGTGGTACAGCTGAGACCAGGAGACGCAAG GCCAAGTCGTGTATCTGTCACATGTGTGGCGCCCACCTGAACCGACTCCACTCTTGTCTCTACTGCGTCTTTTTCGGCTGTTTTACGAAGAAACACATCCACGAGCACGCAAAAAACAAGAGACACAATCTAG CAATAGACTTATTATACGGTGGAATATACTGTTTTGTGTGTCAAGACTACATATACGACAAAGACATGGAGCAGATTGCcaaagaggaacagaggaaagcCTGGAAATTGCAAG GCATAGGGGAGAAGTACACAACATGGGAGCCTACCAAGAGGGAGCTAGAATTATTACGACACAATCCAAAGCGGAGGAAAATCACTACGAACTGTACCATAG GTTTACGAGGGTTAATAAACCTGGGCAACACATGTTTCATGAACTGTATTGTTCAGGCCCTAACACACACACCGCTGCTGCGAGACTTCTTTCTCTCCGACAGACACAAGTGCGAGATGCAATCAAACTCCTGTCTGGTGTGTGAGATGTCGCAGCTCTTTCAGGAG TTCTACTCGGGCCACCGTTCGCCCCACATTCCCTTCCGGCTGCTGCACCTGGTGTGGACTCACGCACGTCACCTCGCAGGCTACGAGCAGCAAGACGCCCACGAGTTCCTCATCGCAGCCTTGGATGTACTACACAGGCACTGCAAAGGGGACACCATCA GAGATGACAATGGGAAGAAGGCCAACAATCCAAACCACTGTAACTGCATCATTGACCAAATCTTCACTGGGGGCCTGCAATCAGATGTTACCTGTCAAGTTTGCCA cggGGTTTCCACGACGATAGATCCATTCTGGGATATCAGTCTGGACCTGCCTGGCTCATCCACGCCTTTCTGGCCCCTGAGTCCTGGAGGGGATGGCAGCACAGTCAATGGAGAGAGCCACCTGTCAGGGTCCACCACGCTTACAGACTGCCTACGCAG GTTTACACGGCCCGAGCATCTAGGAAGCAGTGCCAAAATCAAGTGTGGCGGTTGCCATAGTTACCAGGAGTCCACCAAACAGCTGACAATGAAGAAGCTCCCCATCGTAGCATGTTTCCATCTCAAA CGGTTTGAGCACTCTGCAAAACTGCGGAGGAAGATCACTACATATGTTTCCTTTCCTCTAGAGCTGGACATGACACCCTTCATGGCATCCAG TAAAGAGAGCAGAATGAACGGGCAGTATCAACAGACGGTAGATGTTTTAAACAACGACAATAA gtaTTCCTTGTTTGCGGTGGTCAACCACCAAGGCACATTAGAGAGTGGCCACTACACCAGCTTCATCCGCCAGCACAAAGACCAGTGGTTCAAATGTGATGATGCCATAATCACCAAGGCCAGCATTAAGGATGTACTTGATAGTGAAGG GTATCTCTTATTCTATCATAAACAGTTCCTTGAGTATGAGTAG